DNA from Xanthomonas hyacinthi:
CGAGACCTTCGTCGCCAATCCCAAGCTGGACGTGGCCAAGGCCATCTCCCAGCTCGGCACCGGCGAGGCACTGGTGTCCACGCTGCAGGACAAGGGCGTGCCGTCGCCGGTGCAGCAGACCCTGATCGCGCCGCCGCGCTGCCGGATGGGCGCGATCTCCGACGCCGAGCGCGCGCAGGTGCGGGCCGCCAGCGTGGTCGGCAGCCGCTACGACACCGCGGTCAACCGCGACTCGGCGGCGGAGATGCTGGCGCGCCGGGTCGAGCAGGTGGCCGAGCAGACTTCGGCACCGGCGGCGCGCACCCGCGAACAGGACGACGCGCAGGACAGCGGCTTCGGCCAGGCGGTCAAGGACGCGGTGTTCGGCACCAAGCGCCGCCAGGGCATGCTCGAGGCGATGGCCAAGCAGACCTCGCGCACCGTCGGCAACCGCATCGGCCAGCAGATCGTGCGCGGCATCTTCGGCAGCATCTTCGGCGGCAAGCGCTGAGCGTGGCGGATGGCAAAGGCGCTGCGGGCGATACGCGCGCCTTGCGGACACGGCCAGTGCATTTCAGATCGCGACATGCCACCTGTGGGAGCGACTTCAGTCGCGACGGGCTTTACCGAGGATGCCCGTCGCAACTGATGGCCCGAGGCCACCCGGAGCCACCCCAAAATATGTAAAGAGCCGATAGGAAACGTACTACGCCAGCACCCCATGCAGCTTGGCGTACTGCAGCAGCATGATCGTCTTGCCATCGGCGATCTCGCCGGACGCGATCATCGCCAGCGCGGCGTCGAACGGCCGCTCCGGCACCTCGATCTCCTCGCCCTCGCCCGGCGACCCCGCCCTCGACCGCGCCGCCCGCGCCGGCCTTGTCGCGCAAGCAGCAGCGGCTGGCGCGCTTCATGTTCGGCGAGGCGCTGCCGGCGGGCACGGTGCAGCCGCGTGGGTTGGATCTGCGGGTGCCGTGCGCGAAGCCGCCGGCCGCACCGGCGCGTCGTTGCGCGGACGGCGAGGCGCTCAGCGCGCCGCGTAGTCCACCGACACCACTACGAAGCTGTGGAGGCCGCCGGGCAGCTGCGCCTCGACGGCGTCGTCGATGCGCTTCTTCAGCAGCGCCCGCGCCAGCGGCGAATCGATGCTGATCCAGCCGCGGCCGGCATCGGTCTCGTCCGGGCCGACGATGCGGTAGCGCAGCAGCGCGCCGCTGTCGGCATCCTCCAGCTCGACCACGGCGCCGAAGAACACCGCCTGCGGATCGGACGGTGCGGTATCCACCACGCGCAGCGCTTCCAGGCGCTTGCTCAGGTAGCGCACGCGGCGATCGATCTCGCCCAGCTGCTTCTTGCGGTAGGTGTACTCGGCGTTTTCCGAACGGTCGCCCTCGGCCGCGGCGGCGGCCAGCGCCTTGACCACCTCCGGTCTGCGCACGCGCCACAGCTCGTCCAGTTCGGCCTTGAGCCGGGCGTGGCCTTCGGCGGTGATCAGGGCGGTGCTTTTCTCGGCAGGGGGGCGCCAGCGGCTCATCGGGGTCGGCACTGCGGTGGAACGGGGTGGCGATGCTAGCGCGTACGTCCGGCTTGCGCACCCGCGGACGACGGCCGAAGCAGGCGCGGCCATCCACACGGACGTTGTCCGATGCTGATCCTGCCGTTGCGCAAGCGCGATCGGCCGCTGGCAGTTCCTGCTGGTCTATCTGCTGGGCGGGTTCGGGGCGAGCGCGGTCAGCCGGTGGTGGCGCTGGGGCGAGGCCGCTGGCGGGCTGGGCGCGTCCGGCGCCATCGCCGCGCCGATGGGCGCGTTCTGCGTGATCTGGGAGCGGCGGCTGGAGAACAGCGAGGCCGCGTTCCTGCTCGACCAAACTCGCCGCCGAGCAGCCGCCGCTTCGACGTGGCGCAGGCGCGCTACCGGGTCGCGCGCAACGCCGGCAATGCGCGTGCCGCGCATCCTTCTCCCCTGTCTCCATGTGTGGTTTGGCGTGCGGGCGGAGTTCAGGGCCTGCGATAGCGCCTGCAATCCAGGGCGCAGACGGTGCGGGAGACGTGGCGGAGCGGGTCGATGCGGTTGCATGGGATGGATGTCCGATCGAGCAAAACGGAGCGGAAAGCAGACCGCATGGCGCGGTGGAACGGCAGGCGCGGTTATCGCGCGGACCGTGCGGCGGCATGACTGCGGCGTAGTGCATCTGGCACCATCAATAAAACCGAACCGTACGGTTTATTATTCTAGCCAGACTCCCCTCCTGCCAATAAAAATGTACAGTCTGGTTCACTTTAGGAGGTGCAATGAAGGTTCGAACCGAAGCCCGACGCGAGGCCATCGTCGAGGCAGCGACGCGACTGTTCCAGGAACTGGGCTACGAGCGCGCCTCGATGAACGAACTGGCGAAACGGCTGGGCGGCTCCAAGGCCACCCTGTACGGCTATTTCGCGTCCAAGGAAGAACTGTTCAGCGCGGTGGTCCGCGCCGCCGCGACCGCGCATCTGTCCGACGCGATCCGGCGCTTGCAAACGCCCCTCGCCGGCCAGACCGATCTGCACGCGATGCTGCTGCACTTCGGCGAATGCATGCTGCAGGTGGTGACCAACGATGCGGTCGCCATCGCGGTCTACCGCATGGTGGTGGCCGAAGCCGGCCGCTCCGAGGTCGGGCAGCTGTTCTACCAGGCCGGTCCCAGCGAATCGGTGGTGGCGGTGGCCAGGGTGCTGGAAGCGGCGATGGCGCGCGGCGAACTGCGCAAGACCGATCCGACCATCGCCGCCCTGCATTTCCTGGCGCTGCTCACCGCCGAAGTGGACGTACGCATCTACCAGCGCGATCCGCCGCCGCTGGCGCCATCGCTCGTGCGCAAGATGGTGGAACGCGCGGTCGAGCTGTTCCTGCTCGGCGCCGCACCGCGGCAGGCGGCCAGCACGGCTTCGTGCGCGGCCGGCAACCCTGCGGTGCGCGCCTGAGCGCAGACGCGGCTTGCTCCGTAGCGGACGCTGCAGTGCGCAGCAGCGAGAATCGCACAGGGCGCGACTGGCCGCCGGCGGCGCGGTGTTCCCGTTGCCTTCCTTGTTTACCCCATGCACGCGCAAGCGTGGCGCGATCTGCTTGGGGATGGATGACACGCCCTGGCGCCCGGACCGCACACAGGATGGCGTGCAATGACCGGCCACTGCCTGGGTTGAACCGCCCCGGCTTTGTCGGAGGCTCGTTGGTGTGAGTCACGCCGCGATGGCGAGGCCCTGGATTTGTGAATAGTAGGCTGCTTCGGCTTCTGCCGGCGGAATGTGGCCGAGCGGTTCCATGAGCCGCCGGTTAAAGAGCTCGAGAACGATGATCGCGCGCAACACAATGCTAATCGTGTTGCTCGACAGATTCCGGCCGCGGATCTGCGTCAGTACAAAGTACAGTGGGCTGGAAGAGCGGACAGCCGTGCCGATTCAGGAGCACTGGAAAGCGCTCACCGGACCCAAACATCACCTGCTTGCATCACCTGCTGCATCACTTGCTTGATGCGATATGCCGGGGTCATCGTTTACGTCCTCCTCTACAAGTAGAAGATAGCCCCGAGAATAGCGAAAGGGCGCAATGACCGCTGTAAACAGAAAAACCCAAGCAAATACAAATATTTACCTGGGTTTTATTTACAATTTTGACCAGCCAGGAATTAGAACGGGATATCGTCGTCCGCGAAATCGTCCATCGGCGCGGACTGCGGCGGCGCCGGCTGCTGGCGGCGCGGCGCGTAGTCCTGCCCGCCGCCGCCCTGGTTCGGGCGTTCCTGGCGCGGTGCGGCCGCACGCTGCGGGCGATCGCCGCCCATGCCGGCACCGCCGCCGCCGCCGCCTTCGCGGCCGCCGAGCATCTGCATCTCATCGGCGACGATGTCGGTGGAGTACTTCTCCACGCCGTCCTGGCCGGTGTACTTGTCGTAGCGGATCGAGCCTTCGACGTAGACCGAGCTGCCCTTGCGCAGGTACTCGCCGGCGATCTCGCCGAGCTTGCCGAAGAACACCACGCGGTGCCATTCGGTGCGCTCCTGCTGGTTGCCGTCCTTGTCCTTGCGCACGCTGGTGGTGGCCAGGCTGATGCGGGTGATCGCCATGCCGGCCTGGGTGTACTTGGTGTCGGGGTCGTTGCCGAGGTTGCCGACGAGGATGACTTTGTTGATGCCGCGGGCCATGGGATTCTTCCGTTCGGGGTGGTGAACCCGCTCGGGCGCGGGCATGTCGGAGAGGCGCGCCCGCTCGGGAACGGGCGCAGACAGTGAATTATACCGGGCTGGCGGCGGATATCAGCCCGGTCCCGGTTCAGGCGTAGGACTTGCCCGCACCGGGGGGCCTATAATCCCTGCATTCTCCCTAGTCCGACCGCATGAGCCTCGCCGAAGACCTCCGCCCCGCCCTGGGGCTGCCTCAGATCCAGGCGCTGGCCGCGCCCGACATGAGCGCCGCCGATGCCCTGATCCGCCGCCGCCTGGCCTCGGACGTGGTGCTGATCAACCAGATCGCCGAGCACATCGTCTCCGCCGGCGGCAAGCGCCTGCGGCCGATGCTGGTGATGCTGGCCGGACGCGCCTGCGCCGGCGGCGGGCCGGTGCACCACCAGTTGGCGGTGATCGTCGAGTTCATCCATACCTCGACCCTGCTGCACGACGACGTGGTCGACGAATCGGACCTGCGCCGCGGCCGCAGCACCGCCAATGCGCTGTGGGGCAACGCGCCCAGCGTGCTGGTCGGCGATTTCCTGTACTCGCGCAGCTTCCAGCTGATGGTCGAGCTGGACAGCATGGCGGTGATGCGGCTGCTCGCCGACACCACCAACCGCATCGCCGAAGGCGAGGTACTGCAGCTGCTGCATGTGCACAACCCGGATACCGACGAGGCCGCCTACCTGCGCGTGATCGAGCGCAAGACCGCGGTGCTGTTCGCCGCCGGCACCCGGCTCGGGGCGATGGCCTCGGGCGCTTCCGAAGACGTGCAGCAGCGCCTGTACGACTACGGCATGCACCTGGGCTACGCGTTCCAGATCGCCGACGACGTGCTCGACTACACCGCCGATGCCGCCGACCTGGGCAAGAACCTGGGCGACGACCTGGCCGAAGGCAAGGCCACGCTGCCGCTGATCCACGCGCTGGCGCATGCCGACGCCGCCACCCGCCAGCGCCTGCGCCACATCGTCGAACAAGGCGATGCCGAAGCGATGCCGGAAGTGCTGGCGGCGATCCAGGCCAGCGGCGGACTGGACTACAGCCGCCGCCGCGCGGCCGAATACGCCGCCGCCGCCGAACGCGCGCTGGACGGCCTGCCGGAAACCGAGGCGGTGGCCGCGCTGCGCGGGCTGGCCCGCTACGCGGTCGAGCGCAAGCATTGATCCGGCGCGCGTTCGCGCGCCGGACGGGATTGGGGAGTGGCGATGAGGGATTCGCAGAAGCGGCTGGGTCGCGCTTTTACGAATCCCCCATCCCGAATCCCCAATCCCGGCTACTCACCAAACCGCTCCTCGAAGAAATCGTGCAGCATGCGATAGGCACGCTTGGCCGCGCGCGGATTGTACTGGCAGCCCGGCGGGCTGTTGGCATCGGCCTCGGCGAAGCAATGCACCGCGCCGCTGAAGTTGACGAACTGCCAGTCGGCGCCGGCGCCGTTCATTTCCTGCTCGAAGGCGGCGATGTCCTCGCGGCTCACGCTCTTGTCGTCGGCGCCGTTGAGCACCAGCAGCGGCGTCTTCGCGCTGCCGGCAGCGGCCGGCGCCGGCGTGGCCAGGCCGCCGTGCAGGCTGACCACGCCGGCCAACGGCGCGCCGGCGCGGACCAGTTCCAGCACGGTGCTGCCGCCGAAGCAGAAGCCGACCGCGCCGATCCGCGAGGCGTCCAGCGGCGCCTTGCCGGCCTGCGCCTTCAGCACTTCGACCGCCTTCAATGCACGCGCGCGCAGCGTCGGCGGATCCTTCTTCAGCGCACCGGCGAACTGCCCGGCCTCGGTATCGTTGGCCGGGCGCTTGCCCTTGCCGTAGACGTCGGCCAACAGCACCACGTAATCGTCGCCGGCGAGCTGCTTGGCTTTGTCGATCGCCGAGGCGTTGACCCCGCGCCAGTTCGGCACCATCACCAGGCCCGGGCGCTTGTCGTGGTCTTCATCGTCGTAGACCAGCACGCCGCTGAAACTGTCCTTGCCGACCTTCCATTCCACCGGCTTGGCCTGCATCGCGGCCAGCGCCGGCAACGGCAGCGCCAAGGCCAGGCCCAGCACGCCGATCCACCGCATCGAACGAGTGCGCATCGCGTCTCTCCCATCGGAACCAGCCGGCAGTCTAAGCGCAGCGCCGGCCAGGCGGCGTGCGCGCCAACCCAATGCGCGAGCAAATAGCTCAGGCGATGCCCAGCCCCGGGATCGCGCTGATCGCCTCCGGGTCGAACCCGGCCAGTTCGGCGAAATGACGGCCGCGCGCCACGTAGTCGCGGTAGGCGCCGAAGCTGGGCGCGCCCGGCGACAGCAGCACCACGCCGCCGCCCTCGCCCAGCGCCGCACGCGCCAATGCCACCGCCGCCGGCAGGTCCGCGGCGGCGTGCAGGCCGAAGCCGCCGGCCGCGGCCAGCGGCGCCAGCAGCGCGTGGATGCGGGGGCCGTTGCCGGCCATGGTGACGATCTCCAGCGGCGCGCCGTGGCGCATCGCCGCGGCGAAGTCCTGCCAGTCCAGGCCGCGGTCGTGGCCGCCGACCAGCAGCGCGATGCGGCGCCCGCGGAAGCACTCCAGCGCCGCCAGCGTGGCGTGCGGCGTGGTGCTGATCGAATCGTTGACGTAGGCCACGCCGTCGCGCACGCCCAGCGTCTGCAGCCGGTTCGGCAGCGGCCGGAACTGCGCCGCGGCCGGCGCCAGCGCCGCCGCGTCCAGGCCCAGCGCCTCGATCGCCGCCAGCACCGCGCACAGGTTGCCGCGGTTGTGCCGGCCCGGCAGCGGCACCTGCGCGCTGTCGAACACCGCCACCTCGCCGCGATGCACCACATCGCCGCGCATGTGCCAGCCGTCTTCGCGATTGAACCAGCGCACCTCGCTGTCGGGCAGCGCCAGCGCCGCCAGCTGCGGATCGGCGGCGTTGAGCAGGGCGCTGCGCGGCCGCGCCCGGGTCACCAGCGCCAGCTTGTCCTCGACGTAGCGCGCCTGGCTGCCATGCCAATCCAGATGTTCCGGGAACAGGTTCAGCACCAGCGCCAACTGCGGCCGCGCGCCACTGCGCGCCACCTCGCCGGTCTGGTAGCTGGACAATTCGATCGCCCAGTAGTCCGGCGGCTGCGGCGGCGCCAGCACTTCCAGCAGCGGCAGGCCGATATTGCCGACCAGGCCGGTGCGATGGCCGCCGGCGCGCAGCAGATGCGCCAGCAACGCGGTGCTGGTGCTCTTGCCCTTGGTGCCGGTGATGCAGACGCTGCCCGCCACCACGCCATCGGCGCCCGCCCGCTCGGCGAACCACAGCGCGGTGCCGCCGAGAAAGCGCGTGCCGGCCGCCGCGGCGGCCTGCGCCTCGGGCCGATACGGACTGATTCCCGGCGACTTGACGACCACGTCGAACGCGGCCAGGCGCTCGGCGCTGGCCTCGGTCTCCACGCGCAGCGCAGGATCGTCGAGCGCGGCGAGCGAAGCCGCTTCTTCAACCGAACAGAACACGGTCAGCGGCAGCGGCGCAGCCGATTCCCCATTCCCGATTCCCCATTCCCGATCGCGCAACGCGCGATACGCCGCCCGCCCCTCGCGGCCCCAACCCCATAGCGCCACGCGCAACCCCTCAAGCTGCGAAATTCGCACGCACGCGTTCCCACAGCTCGGCCGGAATGCGGTGCTGCGTGTCCAGCGCCAGTAGCGGTTCCACGCGCAGGTCGCCGGCCTCCAGCTGCGGCTGGATCTCGCGGATGAAACGCGCCACCAGCGCGTCTTCCTTCCATTCCGCGCGCGCGGCCAGCGTGGCCATCGCCGCACGCGATTCGCGGCCCTCGCCGACGCATTCGAACGGCTTGTGGTCCTGGAATTCCAGCAGCGCATCGAAGCCCGGCGCCTGCGCCGCGTCGTCGAGCAGGTTGCGGCCGAAGATCCGCACCAGCCGCGTCTTCGGCATGAACGGGGCCAGCGCCAGGAACACGAAATGGCATTTCGGGCACACCCCGCACCAGCGGTGTGCCGGGCGCTCGCCGAGGATGTGGAAATTGCGGTTGCAGCTGGAGAAATGCGCGTCGTAATGATCGTTCTTGGCGAACTGCCGCGCCACCGCCAGTTCCGACAGCGGGCGCAGCAGCGAGTAGTAGCGCAGGTCCGCGGCCACGTAGCGCTGCACGTGCGCGCCGAACGCCTGCTCGAACGCCCAGCCCTTGGACCACTGGTGGTTGACCTCGGCGGTGCCGCTGCCGTCAGCGGCGATGATCTGGCTGCCGTAACTGGCCGAATGCTCGTTGGAGAACACCACCTGGCCGGCGTCGTGCAGCAGCGCGGCGAACACCAGGATCGCCGAGTTCACCGCGGTCACCGGGATATGCCCGTTCCACGCGCCCTGCCGGTTCAGTTCGAACAGCTCCGGCGCCAGCGCGCGGCCGATGTTCAAGCTCGGCAGCGCGGTGCGCTCGGCGCAGGCGCGGATCAGCTGCGAGCCGCCGATCCAGGCCACGGTCTGCTCCACCCCGGCCGCGCGCAAGGCCTCGATGCTGACCAGCGAATCCTTGCCGCCGCCGATCGCGACCAGCGCGTGCGCACGCAGGCCCAGCGCCGCAGCACCCTGCTCGTTGGCCGCGGTCGCCGGAAAGCGGATCCGCTCGCGCAGGTCCAGGCCGTTGCGGTAGGCGAACTCGCCCAGCCCGTGCAGGTACACGCTGTCCAGCAGCGCGGCGGTCTCGGCGTCGATCGCATAGTCGTCGATGGCGATCTGCGGCGGCACCGCGGCCTTGTAATAGCTGACCCCGGCGATCAGGTGCAGCAGGCGCAGCGCGTGCTGCAGCGCCTGCGCGCGCGCCGCATCCAGCACGAACGGCGCGCCGGGCACGGTGATCGTCTCCACCAGCTCCGGGCCCTGGTCGAAGGCATAGACCAGGCGCGCGACGCCGCTGTCGGCGGCGAACGCGCAACGCACGAAGCGGAAGGTGGTGATCTGCTGTTTGTCGAAAGCGGTCATGGCATATCCGGAAGCGGGCGCAGCGGCATTCGCGCCGAAGCGCGGCGAACCGGTCGCGGTGCGCGCGGCGGCGCAAGAGGGCGGGTCTCAGGCGGCAGGCGCATCGATCACGTCCTCCCGCGGCAGTTCGCGCTGGTTGTAGGTGCTGGCCATCGCATAGCCGTAGGCGCCGGCATCGGCGATCAGCATCACGTCGTCGGCCGCGGTGGCGGCGGGCAGGCGGCGGCGCTTGCCGAACACGTCGCTGGATTCGCAGATCGGCCCGACCACGTCGAACACCGCATCGGCCTCGCGATCCAGGCGGCTCAGGTTGGCCACGTCGTGCCAGGCGTCGTACAGCGCCGGGCGCACCAGCGCGTTCATGCCCGCATCCAGGCCAACGCGGCGGATGCCGTCCTTCTCGACCACCTGGGTGGCGCGGGTCAGCAGCACGCCGCATTCGGCGACCAGGTAACGGCCCGGTTCGATCGCCAGGCGGAACGCCGGGTGCACCGCCTTGGCCTCGGCCAGGCCCTGCGCCCAGGCATCCAGATCGAACGGCTCGTCGTCGGCGCTGTACGGAATCGGCAGGCCGCCGCCGATGTCGATGACTTCCACGCTGCCGATGCGGCGCGCGAAGCCGGCCAGTTCGTCGCACATGCGCCGCCAGTGCTGCGCGGTCTCCACGCCACTGCCCAGGTGCGCATGCAACCCGACGATGCGGATGTCCAGCGCACGCGCGGCCTCGGCGAATTCGTCCACCCGCGTCGCCGACAGCCCGAACTTGGAGGCCTTGCCGCCGGTGTTGACCTTCTCGTGGTGGCCGTCGCCATGGCCCAGGTCGATGCGCAGCCACAGGCTGCGGCCGCGGAACAGTTCCGGCCAGCGCTGCAGCAGCTCGACGTTGTCGACGGTGACGGTCACGCCCAGCGCGAACGCGGCTTCGTACTCGGCATTCGGCGCGAAGCTGGGGGTGAACAGCACGCGCCGCGGCGACAGCTCCGGCAAGGTGTCGAACACCCGGCGCAGTTCGCCGTGCGACACGCATTCCAGGCCGAAGTCTTCGGCGACCAATGCCTCCAGGATCGCCGGATGCGAATTGGCCTTGATCGCGTAGTAGCGCTGGTCGATCGGCGCGATCGCCTTGAGCGCGCGGGCGCGCTCGCGCAGCGTCGGCAGATGGTAGACATAGCGCGGCGTGCCGGCGTCGGCCAGGCGCAGCAGGTGCTCGCGCTCGGCATGCCACCACGGCGTGGGCCGCGCGCGCACGCTGCCG
Protein-coding regions in this window:
- the greB gene encoding transcription elongation factor GreB, coding for MSRWRPPAEKSTALITAEGHARLKAELDELWRVRRPEVVKALAAAAAEGDRSENAEYTYRKKQLGEIDRRVRYLSKRLEALRVVDTAPSDPQAVFFGAVVELEDADSGALLRYRIVGPDETDAGRGWISIDSPLARALLKKRIDDAVEAQLPGGLHSFVVVSVDYAAR
- a CDS encoding TetR/AcrR family transcriptional regulator, giving the protein MKVRTEARREAIVEAATRLFQELGYERASMNELAKRLGGSKATLYGYFASKEELFSAVVRAAATAHLSDAIRRLQTPLAGQTDLHAMLLHFGECMLQVVTNDAVAIAVYRMVVAEAGRSEVGQLFYQAGPSESVVAVARVLEAAMARGELRKTDPTIAALHFLALLTAEVDVRIYQRDPPPLAPSLVRKMVERAVELFLLGAAPRQAASTASCAAGNPAVRA
- a CDS encoding single-stranded DNA-binding protein, which gives rise to MARGINKVILVGNLGNDPDTKYTQAGMAITRISLATTSVRKDKDGNQQERTEWHRVVFFGKLGEIAGEYLRKGSSVYVEGSIRYDKYTGQDGVEKYSTDIVADEMQMLGGREGGGGGGAGMGGDRPQRAAAPRQERPNQGGGGQDYAPRRQQPAPPQSAPMDDFADDDIPF
- a CDS encoding polyprenyl synthetase family protein, with translation MSLAEDLRPALGLPQIQALAAPDMSAADALIRRRLASDVVLINQIAEHIVSAGGKRLRPMLVMLAGRACAGGGPVHHQLAVIVEFIHTSTLLHDDVVDESDLRRGRSTANALWGNAPSVLVGDFLYSRSFQLMVELDSMAVMRLLADTTNRIAEGEVLQLLHVHNPDTDEAAYLRVIERKTAVLFAAGTRLGAMASGASEDVQQRLYDYGMHLGYAFQIADDVLDYTADAADLGKNLGDDLAEGKATLPLIHALAHADAATRQRLRHIVEQGDAEAMPEVLAAIQASGGLDYSRRRAAEYAAAAERALDGLPETEAVAALRGLARYAVERKH
- a CDS encoding dienelactone hydrolase family protein produces the protein MRTRSMRWIGVLGLALALPLPALAAMQAKPVEWKVGKDSFSGVLVYDDEDHDKRPGLVMVPNWRGVNASAIDKAKQLAGDDYVVLLADVYGKGKRPANDTEAGQFAGALKKDPPTLRARALKAVEVLKAQAGKAPLDASRIGAVGFCFGGSTVLELVRAGAPLAGVVSLHGGLATPAPAAAGSAKTPLLVLNGADDKSVSREDIAAFEQEMNGAGADWQFVNFSGAVHCFAEADANSPPGCQYNPRAAKRAYRMLHDFFEERFGE
- the murD gene encoding UDP-N-acetylmuramoyl-L-alanine--D-glutamate ligase → MRISQLEGLRVALWGWGREGRAAYRALRDREWGIGNGESAAPLPLTVFCSVEEAASLAALDDPALRVETEASAERLAAFDVVVKSPGISPYRPEAQAAAAAGTRFLGGTALWFAERAGADGVVAGSVCITGTKGKSTSTALLAHLLRAGGHRTGLVGNIGLPLLEVLAPPQPPDYWAIELSSYQTGEVARSGARPQLALVLNLFPEHLDWHGSQARYVEDKLALVTRARPRSALLNAADPQLAALALPDSEVRWFNREDGWHMRGDVVHRGEVAVFDSAQVPLPGRHNRGNLCAVLAAIEALGLDAAALAPAAAQFRPLPNRLQTLGVRDGVAYVNDSISTTPHATLAALECFRGRRIALLVGGHDRGLDWQDFAAAMRHGAPLEIVTMAGNGPRIHALLAPLAAAGGFGLHAAADLPAAVALARAALGEGGGVVLLSPGAPSFGAYRDYVARGRHFAELAGFDPEAISAIPGLGIA
- the murL gene encoding UDP-N-acetyl-alpha-D-muramoyl-L-alanyl-L-glutamate epimerase, with protein sequence MTAFDKQQITTFRFVRCAFAADSGVARLVYAFDQGPELVETITVPGAPFVLDAARAQALQHALRLLHLIAGVSYYKAAVPPQIAIDDYAIDAETAALLDSVYLHGLGEFAYRNGLDLRERIRFPATAANEQGAAALGLRAHALVAIGGGKDSLVSIEALRAAGVEQTVAWIGGSQLIRACAERTALPSLNIGRALAPELFELNRQGAWNGHIPVTAVNSAILVFAALLHDAGQVVFSNEHSASYGSQIIAADGSGTAEVNHQWSKGWAFEQAFGAHVQRYVAADLRYYSLLRPLSELAVARQFAKNDHYDAHFSSCNRNFHILGERPAHRWCGVCPKCHFVFLALAPFMPKTRLVRIFGRNLLDDAAQAPGFDALLEFQDHKPFECVGEGRESRAAMATLAARAEWKEDALVARFIREIQPQLEAGDLRVEPLLALDTQHRIPAELWERVRANFAA